A genomic segment from Tuwongella immobilis encodes:
- the thiS gene encoding sulfur carrier protein ThiS — translation MPQIILHDQPREFPDPLTIEQLLQVLGHEPKRVAVEVNLSVIPRHQHAQTRLTTGDRVEIVSLVGGGQPESPPEDKPLVVGKFQFRSRLFTGTGKYTTFDLMRDSLAASGCEVTTVAVRRERLIDSEGRNLLDYLDLKRYTILPNTAGCFNAEDAIRHARLARELLTNLENPGADWVKLECLADKKTLLPDPIDTLKATEQLVKEGFQVLVYTSDDPVLAKRLKDAGAASVMPAGSPIGSGQGVLNPNNIRIILEYLKAGDPDYPVIIDAGVGTASDVAAAMELGCDGVLLNTAIASAKDPVRMAWAMRYACEAGRMASLSGRIPKKLYATASSPIDGMIAPTSRHS, via the coding sequence ATGCCGCAAATTATCCTGCACGACCAGCCCCGCGAATTTCCTGATCCGCTGACCATTGAACAGCTATTGCAGGTGCTGGGCCACGAGCCGAAACGGGTTGCCGTTGAGGTGAATCTGAGCGTGATTCCGCGCCATCAGCACGCGCAAACCCGCCTCACCACAGGGGATCGAGTCGAAATCGTCTCGCTCGTTGGCGGCGGGCAGCCGGAATCGCCCCCAGAAGACAAGCCGCTGGTGGTCGGCAAATTCCAGTTCCGCTCCCGATTATTCACGGGCACCGGCAAATATACGACCTTCGATCTGATGCGCGACAGCCTCGCCGCCAGCGGATGCGAAGTGACCACCGTGGCCGTCCGCCGCGAACGCTTGATCGATTCCGAAGGTCGGAATCTGCTCGATTATCTCGACCTGAAGCGGTACACGATTCTGCCGAACACGGCGGGATGCTTCAACGCCGAAGATGCGATTCGCCACGCACGATTAGCCCGCGAACTGCTGACGAATCTGGAAAATCCCGGTGCCGATTGGGTGAAGCTGGAATGTCTGGCCGACAAAAAGACGCTGTTGCCCGACCCGATTGATACGCTGAAGGCCACCGAACAACTCGTGAAAGAAGGCTTTCAGGTGTTGGTGTATACCAGCGATGATCCGGTGTTGGCCAAACGGCTCAAGGATGCCGGGGCTGCGAGTGTGATGCCGGCGGGCAGTCCGATCGGAAGTGGGCAGGGGGTGCTCAACCCCAACAATATCCGCATCATTTTGGAATATCTGAAGGCGGGAGATCCCGATTATCCGGTGATTATTGATGCGGGGGTGGGGACAGCCAGCGATGTGGCCGCCGCCATGGAACTCGGGTGCGATGGGGTGCTGCTCAACACGGCCATTGCCAGCGCGAAAGACCCCGTCCGCATGGCCTGGGCGATGCGCTATGCCTGCGAGGCGGGCCGAATGGCGTCGCTCTCCGGGCGGATTCCGAAGAAGCTGTATGCGACTGCCAGTAGCCCCATCGATGGGATGATTGCCCCCACTTCTCGGCACTCCTAA
- the nagB gene encoding glucosamine-6-phosphate deaminase: MAVCGASVVARNLGYSYPTQPNATGQELPPIPSEPGIRIADSLQPRYNNHSIRFQDPCRGLGFSMSSHYVPNTRIPTLVFSSSTQVARHAALIIEKLIRENNAAGKATVLGLATGSTPMGLYRELIRMHREEGLDFSRVISFNLDEYYPLAKEDTQSYHTFMHDNLFKHINIKPENIHIPNGEVKPEEIDDFCLKYEQAIRRAGGLDVQILGIGRTGHIGFNEPGSTRTCRTRLVTLDPITRRDAAAGFFGEENVPHRAITMGVGTIMDSRKVLLMAYGEHKARIVQRTLENDLTEAVPASFLQRHQDATFLLDTAAAGELTAYRRPWEVGPIKWTPEQIRHAVIWLSRKAKKALLKLSEDDFREHHLYDLLRDHGPAEALGERIFLDRQATICTHPAGRERQTVLVFSPHPDDDVISMGGTMLRLVEQGHDVRVAYMTSGNIAVFDHDAWRFTDFMDVFNRAFGIDKKKTDTIRKRVRSFLDSKRAGQPDSEDVLQIKQLIRETEARAAAAACGILADQCEFLNLRFYRTGTKTKAPLHPDDIADIVTLFERVQPAQIYVAGEMSDPHGTHRMCAEAIFQAVRQVRTKGQSFEVWLYRGAWEEWEPHEIERVVPLSTETLEKKKLAIFRHQSQKDRAMYPGSSDPREFWQRAEERNKATAAIYDQLGLPEFFALEGFVRWKE; the protein is encoded by the coding sequence ATGGCGGTCTGCGGTGCCTCGGTAGTCGCTCGAAATCTCGGCTATTCCTATCCTACGCAACCCAACGCAACCGGCCAGGAGTTGCCACCGATTCCGTCCGAACCGGGCATTCGGATTGCCGACAGTCTCCAACCGCGTTACAACAACCACTCCATCCGATTTCAAGATCCTTGTCGTGGGCTGGGCTTCTCGATGTCGTCGCATTATGTGCCAAATACCCGTATTCCGACTTTGGTCTTCTCCAGCAGCACCCAAGTCGCTCGCCATGCGGCGTTGATTATCGAAAAGCTGATTCGGGAAAACAATGCTGCGGGCAAGGCGACCGTTCTGGGCCTGGCGACCGGTTCCACCCCCATGGGGCTGTATCGGGAATTGATCCGCATGCACCGGGAAGAGGGGCTGGATTTCTCGCGGGTCATCTCGTTCAATCTCGACGAATACTACCCGTTGGCGAAGGAAGATACGCAATCGTATCACACCTTCATGCACGACAATTTATTCAAGCATATTAACATCAAGCCGGAAAACATCCACATTCCCAACGGGGAAGTGAAACCGGAAGAAATCGACGATTTCTGCCTGAAGTACGAACAAGCGATTCGTCGGGCCGGTGGGCTGGATGTGCAAATTCTGGGCATCGGCCGCACCGGGCACATTGGCTTCAACGAACCCGGCTCAACCCGCACCTGCCGCACGCGACTGGTGACGCTCGACCCGATCACCCGCCGCGATGCCGCCGCTGGATTCTTTGGCGAAGAAAACGTCCCGCACCGCGCCATCACCATGGGCGTCGGCACGATCATGGATTCCCGCAAAGTGCTGCTGATGGCCTATGGTGAACACAAGGCCCGCATTGTGCAGCGCACGCTGGAGAACGATCTCACCGAAGCAGTCCCGGCGAGCTTCTTGCAACGCCATCAAGACGCGACGTTCCTGCTGGATACCGCCGCCGCCGGGGAGTTGACCGCCTATCGCCGCCCCTGGGAAGTCGGCCCGATCAAATGGACGCCGGAACAAATCCGCCACGCGGTGATCTGGCTATCCCGCAAGGCCAAGAAAGCCTTGCTCAAACTCTCCGAAGATGATTTCCGCGAGCATCATCTGTACGATCTGCTCCGCGATCATGGCCCCGCCGAGGCGTTGGGCGAACGCATCTTCCTGGATCGCCAAGCGACGATCTGCACGCACCCCGCCGGACGTGAACGGCAAACCGTATTAGTCTTCAGCCCCCACCCCGACGACGACGTGATTAGCATGGGGGGCACCATGCTGCGGCTGGTCGAACAGGGGCACGATGTCCGCGTGGCCTACATGACCAGCGGCAATATCGCTGTATTCGATCACGACGCCTGGCGATTCACCGATTTCATGGATGTTTTCAATCGAGCGTTCGGAATCGACAAGAAAAAGACCGATACCATTCGCAAGCGTGTGCGGTCGTTTCTGGATTCGAAACGGGCGGGTCAACCCGATTCCGAAGATGTGCTGCAGATCAAGCAGTTGATTCGGGAGACGGAAGCCCGTGCCGCGGCCGCCGCGTGTGGGATTCTCGCCGATCAGTGCGAATTTCTGAATTTGCGATTTTACCGCACCGGCACCAAGACGAAAGCGCCGTTGCACCCGGACGACATTGCCGATATTGTCACGCTATTCGAGCGGGTGCAGCCGGCTCAAATCTATGTTGCCGGCGAAATGTCGGATCCGCATGGCACGCATCGCATGTGTGCGGAGGCGATTTTCCAAGCGGTTCGTCAAGTTCGCACCAAGGGCCAATCGTTCGAAGTCTGGTTGTATCGGGGTGCCTGGGAAGAATGGGAACCGCACGAGATTGAACGGGTGGTTCCGCTAAGCACCGAAACCCTGGAGAAAAAGAAACTTGCGATTTTTCGGCATCAATCGCAGAAAGATCGTGCGATGTACCCCGGTAGCAGCGATCCCCGCGAATTTTGGCAACGCGCCGAAGAACGCAACAAAGCCACCGCGGCCATCTACGATCAACTCGGATTGCCGGAATTTTTCGCCCTGGAAGGGTTCGTCCGCTGGAAAGAGTGA